Proteins encoded together in one Streptomyces umbrinus window:
- a CDS encoding helix-turn-helix domain-containing protein — MAETLKKGSRVTGAARDKLAADLKKKYDSGASIRALAEETGRSYGFVHRMLSESGVTLRGRGGATRGKKAASA, encoded by the coding sequence GTGGCCGAGACTCTGAAGAAGGGCAGCCGGGTAACCGGCGCCGCGCGCGACAAGCTCGCGGCAGACCTGAAGAAGAAGTACGACTCCGGTGCGAGCATCCGGGCGCTGGCCGAGGAGACCGGCCGCTCGTATGGCTTCGTACACCGGATGCTCAGTGAGTCGGGCGTCACGCTCCGTGGGCGTGGCGGAGCGACGCGGGGCAAGAAGGCCGCGTCGGCCTGA
- a CDS encoding enoyl-CoA hydratase/isomerase family protein translates to MASFDPLLDKDGVRLTVDDAIATVTLTNPAKRNAQSPALWRALAEAGQLLPGTVRVVLLRAEGKSFSAGLDRQAFTPEGFDGEPSFIDLARRSDAELDAAIAEYQEGFTWWRRSDIVSIAAVQGHAIGAGFQLALACDLRVVADDVQFAMRETSLGLVPDLTGTHPLVGLVGYARALEICATGRFVTADEAQRTGLASIAVPADQLDDAARDLAGALLAAPRDALIETKALLQGAVGRTYEDQRVAERAAQGRRLRDLAGVGE, encoded by the coding sequence ATGGCTTCGTTCGACCCGCTGCTCGACAAGGACGGCGTACGGCTCACCGTCGACGACGCGATCGCCACGGTGACGCTGACCAACCCGGCCAAGCGCAACGCGCAGAGCCCAGCTCTGTGGCGGGCACTGGCCGAGGCGGGGCAGTTGCTGCCGGGCACCGTCCGTGTCGTCCTGCTGCGCGCGGAAGGCAAGTCCTTCTCCGCGGGGCTCGACCGGCAGGCGTTCACGCCCGAGGGGTTCGACGGCGAGCCGTCCTTCATCGATCTCGCGCGCCGTTCGGACGCCGAGCTCGACGCTGCCATCGCCGAATACCAGGAGGGTTTCACCTGGTGGCGACGGAGCGACATCGTGTCCATCGCCGCCGTGCAGGGGCATGCCATCGGGGCGGGCTTCCAGCTCGCACTCGCCTGTGACCTGCGCGTCGTCGCCGACGACGTGCAGTTCGCCATGCGCGAGACCAGCCTCGGGCTCGTGCCCGACCTGACGGGTACGCATCCGCTCGTGGGGCTTGTCGGATACGCGCGGGCGCTGGAGATCTGTGCGACGGGGCGGTTCGTGACGGCCGATGAGGCACAGCGGACCGGGCTCGCGAGTATCGCCGTGCCTGCCGATCAGCTCGACGACGCCGCGCGTGATCTCGCCGGGGCGTTGCTTGCCGCGCCTCGGGACGCGCTGATCGAGACCAAGGCGTTGTTGCAGGGGGCCGTGGGGCGTACGTATGAAGATCAGCGTGTGGCTGAGCGAGCTGCGCAGGGGCGGCGGTTGAGGGACCTCGCCGGGGTGGGTGAGTGA
- a CDS encoding nucleopolyhedrovirus P10 family protein: MTVDRWTQAVRNQLGLGRLLPLGGPQDGAWITEAAVTAVLRRAARDVPGVRLAAVRLSLTDPDSAPEPAVPPPPSALPPGPLRITADFAATPAEPLPATASRLRTALTAAATDRLGLTVTEVDLRVTGLLEEAPGTPDEDESDGRPGEPDLRPDTDESRVATAVRSVPGVTRLGAVHIAVGSGTTTLPRRHVRVEFDAQATERALDVARAVRTRVTEALPDHPSVAALVTAVTPGS, encoded by the coding sequence ATGACGGTGGACCGATGGACCCAGGCGGTCAGAAATCAGCTCGGCCTCGGCAGACTGCTGCCCCTAGGGGGCCCGCAGGACGGCGCGTGGATCACCGAGGCGGCGGTCACCGCGGTACTGCGCCGCGCGGCCCGCGACGTGCCGGGCGTACGCCTCGCCGCCGTACGCCTCTCCCTCACCGACCCGGACAGCGCACCCGAGCCGGCCGTACCGCCACCCCCGAGCGCGCTCCCTCCGGGCCCTCTGCGTATCACGGCGGATTTCGCGGCCACCCCCGCGGAGCCCCTCCCGGCGACCGCCTCCCGCCTGCGGACGGCTCTCACCGCAGCCGCGACGGATCGCCTGGGCCTGACGGTCACAGAGGTGGATCTACGGGTGACGGGCCTGCTGGAGGAGGCTCCGGGCACGCCGGACGAGGACGAGTCCGACGGACGCCCCGGAGAACCTGACCTCCGGCCGGACACCGACGAGTCCCGCGTGGCCACCGCCGTACGCTCCGTCCCCGGCGTCACTCGGCTGGGCGCGGTCCACATCGCAGTCGGCTCCGGTACCACAACCTTGCCCCGCCGCCACGTCCGCGTGGAGTTCGACGCCCAGGCGACCGAACGCGCCTTGGACGTGGCGAGAGCCGTCCGCACGAGGGTCACCGAGGCGCTCCCCGATCACCCATCGGTGGCTGCCTTGGTAACTGCGGTGACCCCAGGCTCCTAG
- a CDS encoding Asp23/Gls24 family envelope stress response protein: MSDTTQRKRPETPEVEQPDQQLRKTSVTKRGGGDPAGRGRTTIADGVVEKIAGLAARDVLGVHAMGSGISRTFGAVRDRVPGGGSKSATRGVKAEVGEVQTALDLEIVVDYGVSIADVARDVRENVIAAVERMTGLEVVEVNIAVSDVKLPEEEDEEPETRLQ, from the coding sequence ATGAGCGACACGACTCAGCGGAAACGGCCGGAGACCCCCGAGGTCGAGCAGCCGGACCAGCAGCTCAGGAAGACCAGCGTGACCAAGCGCGGCGGCGGAGACCCGGCCGGCCGGGGGCGTACCACCATCGCCGACGGCGTGGTCGAGAAGATCGCCGGGCTGGCCGCCCGCGACGTCCTCGGCGTACACGCGATGGGCAGCGGTATCTCGCGGACCTTCGGCGCGGTGCGCGACCGGGTCCCCGGCGGTGGTTCGAAGTCCGCCACCCGCGGTGTGAAGGCCGAGGTCGGCGAGGTGCAGACCGCACTCGACCTGGAGATCGTCGTCGACTACGGCGTGTCGATCGCCGACGTCGCCCGTGACGTACGGGAGAACGTCATCGCGGCCGTCGAGCGCATGACGGGCCTCGAGGTCGTCGAGGTCAACATCGCGGTCAGCGACGTCAAGCTGCCGGAGGAAGAGGACGAGGAACCGGAGACCAGGCTCCAGTGA
- a CDS encoding DUF6286 domain-containing protein → MSESHGSESTQHLPVIEKTAENELGQSASAADYKPLPVLEEADGAEGRFWSARRVPAGILALLVVAGAGLLLYDVVAVRADRPAMHWRRSLAHELAERPLDDTWVLVGAGVATALGVWLLVLAATPGLRDVLPMRRAHADVRAGLHRGAAAMVLRDRAMEVSGVRSVRVRVGRRKVDVRAVSHFRELDDVRADLDDTLADGIRGLGLARRPALSVHVARPGRKG, encoded by the coding sequence ATGAGCGAGTCCCACGGCTCCGAGAGCACCCAGCACCTGCCCGTCATCGAGAAGACGGCCGAGAACGAACTCGGCCAGTCGGCCTCCGCGGCGGACTACAAACCCCTGCCCGTCCTCGAAGAGGCCGACGGCGCGGAAGGCCGCTTCTGGTCGGCCCGCCGCGTCCCCGCGGGCATCCTCGCGCTGCTGGTCGTGGCCGGCGCGGGCCTCCTGCTGTACGACGTCGTCGCGGTCCGCGCCGACCGGCCCGCCATGCACTGGCGCAGGTCCCTGGCCCACGAACTCGCCGAGCGGCCCCTCGACGACACCTGGGTCCTCGTCGGCGCCGGGGTCGCGACGGCCCTCGGCGTCTGGCTGCTCGTGCTCGCCGCGACACCGGGCCTGCGGGACGTCCTGCCGATGCGTCGCGCCCACGCCGACGTACGGGCCGGCCTCCACCGGGGCGCCGCCGCCATGGTGCTGCGCGACCGGGCCATGGAGGTGTCCGGCGTGCGGTCGGTGCGGGTCCGGGTGGGGCGCAGGAAGGTCGACGTCCGCGCCGTCTCGCACTTCCGTGAACTCGACGACGTACGTGCCGATCTGGACGACACGCTCGCCGACGGCATCAGAGGACTCGGGCTCGCCCGGCGCCCCGCGCTGTCGGTGCATGTCGCGCGGCCGGGCCGGAAGGGATGA
- the amaP gene encoding alkaline shock response membrane anchor protein AmaP, with product MLRIVNRVLLGLAGLLLVVFGGSALAVGLGADPPSWWIHDGRHDVLLSDADRARWRDDGWWWPTVIAVLAVAVLLALWWLAAVLRRRRLAEVLVDTGDGEGALLRGRALEGVLAGEAGALDGVERAQVSLTGRRTVPEARVQLLLEPHADPGDALHRLTTEALAHARDSAGLASLPAEVRLRGVKHGAERVS from the coding sequence ATGCTGAGGATCGTGAACCGGGTGCTGCTGGGCCTCGCGGGCCTGCTCCTCGTCGTGTTCGGCGGCTCCGCGCTGGCCGTCGGCCTCGGCGCGGACCCGCCCTCGTGGTGGATCCACGACGGACGGCACGACGTGCTGCTGAGCGACGCGGACCGGGCGCGGTGGCGGGACGACGGCTGGTGGTGGCCCACCGTCATCGCCGTGCTCGCCGTGGCCGTGCTGCTCGCCCTGTGGTGGCTCGCGGCGGTACTGCGGCGGCGCAGGCTCGCCGAGGTGCTCGTCGACACCGGGGACGGCGAGGGCGCGCTGCTGCGGGGCCGGGCCCTGGAGGGCGTACTGGCCGGTGAGGCGGGTGCGTTGGACGGGGTCGAGCGGGCCCAGGTCTCCCTCACCGGGCGCCGCACCGTCCCCGAGGCCCGCGTCCAACTCCTCCTGGAGCCCCACGCCGACCCCGGCGACGCCCTCCACCGCCTGACCACGGAGGCCCTGGCCCACGCAAGAGACTCGGCAGGCCTGGCCTCACTCCCGGCAGAGGTCCGCCTACGAGGGGTCAAGCACGGCGCGGAGAGGGTCAGCTAG
- a CDS encoding SDR family oxidoreductase, with translation MDLGLKDRVYVVTGATRGLGHASARELVGDGAKVIITGRDEKTVAEAATALGPNAHGVAVDNSDPSAPQSLIAAARERFGGFDGILISVGGPPPGFVADNTDEQWQSAFESVFLGAVRLARAAAAELGEGGVIGFVLSGSVHEPIPGLTISNGLRPGLAGFAKSLSDELGPRGIRVVGVLPARIDTDRVRELDGYAPDPEAARAANEARIPLRRYGTPQEFGRTAAFLLSPAASYLTGIMVPVDGGARHGF, from the coding sequence ATGGATCTTGGACTGAAGGACCGCGTCTACGTCGTCACCGGAGCAACGCGCGGCCTGGGCCACGCCTCCGCGCGTGAGCTCGTCGGCGACGGCGCGAAGGTGATCATCACGGGACGCGACGAGAAGACGGTGGCCGAGGCCGCGACGGCCCTCGGCCCGAACGCGCACGGCGTGGCCGTGGACAACTCCGACCCGAGTGCCCCGCAGAGCCTGATCGCGGCCGCGCGCGAGCGCTTCGGCGGGTTCGACGGCATCCTGATCAGCGTCGGGGGCCCGCCGCCCGGGTTCGTCGCCGACAACACCGACGAGCAGTGGCAGTCGGCGTTCGAGTCCGTCTTCCTGGGTGCGGTCCGGCTGGCCCGCGCGGCCGCGGCGGAGCTCGGTGAGGGCGGGGTCATCGGCTTCGTGCTCTCCGGTTCGGTGCACGAGCCGATCCCGGGGCTGACCATCTCCAACGGTCTGCGTCCCGGTCTCGCGGGGTTCGCCAAGTCGCTCTCCGACGAGCTGGGGCCGCGGGGGATTCGGGTGGTCGGGGTGTTGCCTGCCCGGATCGACACGGATCGCGTGCGCGAGCTGGATGGGTACGCGCCGGATCCGGAGGCGGCGCGGGCCGCCAATGAGGCGCGGATTCCGCTCCGTCGGTACGGGACGCCTCAGGAGTTTGGCCGGACGGCCGCGTTTCTGTTGTCTCCGGCTGCGTCTTATCTGACGGGGATCATGGTTCCTGTTGATGGTGGGGCTCGGCACGGGTTCTGA
- a CDS encoding glycoside hydrolase family 15 protein, with the protein MHPSIEDYALIGDHQTAALVGRDGSIDWLCLPRFDSAACFAKLLGDEENGHWRIAPKAAKGADVCTRRAYRTDSLVLDTEWETEDGTVRVTDLMPQRDRAPDVVRIVEGIKGRVTVRSTLRLRFDYGSIVPWMRKSDGHRVAVAGPDSVWLRSEPEVRTWGKDFGTHSEFEVAEGEQVAFVLTWHPSHEPRPARVDPYEALAASLSDWRAWVARCRYDGPHRDAVVRSLITLKALTYAPSGGIVAAPTTSLPEEIGGVRNWDYRYCWLRDSTLTLGALLACGYQEEAAAWRDWLLRAVAGDPAELQIMYGLAGERRIPEFELAWLPGFRGSAPVRIGNHAVRQSQLDVYGEVIDSLSLAQQAGLPAKPHVWRLRQALMDFLWSAWREPDEGLWEVRGPRRHFVHSKVMAWVAADRTVRTLEENPGLSGDVDRWRAMRDEVHREVCERGYDPERNTFTQSYGSHELDAALLLIPRLGFLPPDDPRVVGTVDAVRAELTRDGLVRRYDSDPTAIDGLPGNEGSFIVCSFWLADALRLTGRTKEALDLFERLVALRNDVGLLAEEYDPVAGHQLGNFPQAFSHIGLVGTALALFDGEGDRGGAGGSDEEGAG; encoded by the coding sequence GTGCACCCATCCATCGAGGACTACGCCCTCATCGGCGACCACCAGACCGCCGCCCTGGTCGGACGGGACGGGTCGATCGACTGGCTCTGTCTCCCGCGGTTCGACTCGGCGGCCTGTTTCGCGAAACTGCTCGGAGACGAGGAGAACGGCCACTGGCGGATCGCGCCGAAGGCAGCGAAGGGCGCAGACGTCTGTACCCGACGCGCCTACCGGACCGACTCCCTCGTGCTCGACACCGAGTGGGAGACCGAGGACGGCACGGTACGCGTCACCGACCTGATGCCACAGCGCGACCGGGCCCCCGACGTCGTACGGATCGTCGAAGGCATCAAGGGCCGGGTCACCGTGCGCAGCACGCTGCGACTGCGCTTCGACTACGGCTCGATCGTGCCGTGGATGCGCAAGTCCGACGGCCACCGGGTGGCGGTCGCGGGCCCGGACTCCGTGTGGCTGCGCAGCGAGCCCGAGGTGCGCACCTGGGGCAAGGACTTCGGTACGCACTCGGAGTTCGAGGTCGCCGAGGGCGAGCAGGTCGCCTTCGTACTGACCTGGCATCCCTCGCACGAACCGCGTCCCGCGCGCGTCGACCCGTACGAGGCGCTGGCCGCGAGCCTCTCGGACTGGCGGGCGTGGGTGGCACGCTGCCGCTACGACGGACCGCACCGGGACGCCGTCGTCCGCTCCCTGATCACCCTCAAGGCCCTCACCTACGCGCCGAGCGGCGGCATCGTCGCGGCGCCCACGACATCGCTGCCCGAGGAGATCGGCGGCGTACGCAACTGGGACTACCGCTACTGCTGGCTGCGTGACTCCACGCTCACGCTGGGCGCGCTGCTCGCGTGCGGCTACCAGGAGGAGGCGGCGGCCTGGCGCGACTGGCTGCTGCGCGCGGTGGCGGGCGACCCCGCGGAGCTGCAGATCATGTACGGCCTGGCGGGCGAGCGGCGGATCCCCGAGTTCGAGCTGGCGTGGCTGCCCGGTTTCCGCGGCTCGGCGCCGGTCCGGATCGGCAACCACGCCGTACGGCAGTCGCAGCTCGACGTGTACGGCGAGGTGATCGACTCCCTCTCGCTGGCGCAGCAGGCGGGTCTGCCCGCCAAGCCGCATGTGTGGCGGCTGCGCCAGGCGCTGATGGACTTCCTGTGGTCGGCGTGGCGCGAGCCGGACGAGGGGCTGTGGGAGGTCCGGGGTCCGCGCCGCCACTTCGTGCACTCGAAGGTGATGGCGTGGGTGGCCGCCGACCGCACGGTCCGCACGCTGGAGGAGAACCCGGGCCTGAGCGGCGACGTGGACCGCTGGCGCGCGATGCGCGACGAGGTGCACCGCGAGGTGTGCGAGCGCGGCTACGACCCCGAGCGCAACACGTTCACGCAGTCGTACGGCTCCCACGAACTGGACGCCGCTCTGCTGCTGATCCCCCGCCTCGGCTTCCTGCCGCCGGACGATCCGCGGGTGGTCGGCACGGTCGACGCGGTCCGGGCGGAGCTCACGCGCGACGGCCTGGTGCGCCGGTACGACTCGGACCCGACGGCCATCGACGGGCTCCCGGGAAACGAGGGCTCGTTCATCGTCTGCTCGTTCTGGCTCGCGGACGCGCTGCGTCTGACGGGCCGTACGAAGGAGGCCCTCGACCTGTTCGAGCGGCTTGTCGCGCTCCGCAACGACGTGGGGCTGCTGGCCGAGGAGTACGACCCCGTGGCCGGGCACCAGCTCGGCAACTTCCCGCAGGCGTTCAGCCACATCGGTCTGGTGGGCACCGCCCTCGCCCTGTTCGACGGAGAAGGGGACCGGGGAGGGGCTGGAGGGTCCGATGAGGAGGGGGCAGGATAG
- a CDS encoding SURF1 family cytochrome oxidase biogenesis protein, which yields MYRFLLSRQWVILTLIMLALIPTMIELGFWQLHRHEHKVALNKVISDSLSAKPVPAESLTAPGKAIKRDDLYRRVTAKGTFDTADEVVVRRRTNSDEEVGFHVLTPFVLDDGKVLMVNRGWIPADGAQTEFPKVPAPAKGETTVTGRLMADETTADSGIKDVRGLPDRMVMLINSEQQAKALGKQVLGGYVELTAPEPKGDTPELIPEPDHSGIGPHMAYAIQWWLFAAGVPVGWVILVRRERRDLAEAAAAESTPEAEPATV from the coding sequence GTGTACCGCTTCCTGTTGTCCCGGCAGTGGGTGATCCTCACCCTCATCATGCTCGCGCTCATCCCGACGATGATCGAGCTGGGCTTCTGGCAGCTGCACCGGCACGAGCACAAGGTCGCGCTGAACAAGGTGATCTCCGACTCGCTGTCCGCGAAGCCGGTCCCCGCCGAATCGCTCACCGCGCCGGGCAAAGCGATCAAGCGCGACGACCTGTACCGCCGGGTGACCGCGAAGGGCACCTTCGACACCGCGGACGAGGTCGTCGTCCGGCGCCGCACCAACTCCGACGAAGAGGTCGGCTTCCACGTACTGACCCCGTTCGTCCTGGACGACGGCAAGGTCCTCATGGTCAACCGCGGCTGGATCCCCGCGGACGGCGCGCAGACCGAGTTCCCGAAGGTGCCCGCGCCGGCGAAGGGCGAGACCACCGTCACGGGCCGGCTGATGGCCGACGAGACGACCGCCGACAGCGGCATCAAGGACGTCCGCGGCCTCCCCGACCGCATGGTCATGCTGATCAACAGCGAGCAGCAGGCGAAGGCACTCGGCAAGCAGGTCCTCGGCGGCTACGTCGAGCTGACCGCGCCGGAGCCGAAGGGCGACACCCCCGAACTGATCCCGGAGCCCGACCACAGCGGCATCGGCCCCCATATGGCGTACGCGATCCAGTGGTGGCTCTTCGCCGCGGGCGTCCCCGTCGGCTGGGTGATCCTGGTCCGCCGGGAACGCCGAGACCTGGCGGAGGCGGCCGCCGCGGAATCCACGCCGGAGGCGGAACCGGCAACGGTCTGA
- a CDS encoding DEDDh family exonuclease, whose product MLEDHQTAPSTTPWPAAYPQGYAVVDVETTGLARDDRIVSAAVYRLDARGEVEDHWYTMVNPERDPGPVWIHGLTSDVLEGAPLFPEIAEEFASRLDGRVLVAHNAVFDWSMIAREYARAEREAPVRQRLCTIALSKELGLPLANHKLESLAAHFGVVQQRAHHALDDARVLAETFRPSLQAAARGGVRLPLLECRPLTEWTDRAAPRIGRQSGGYSSGGYSSGGYPSGSWRPSRKRPACPYPNPGRYEPGKQLKQGMRIAFSGDTSVERDLLEDRAVEAGLHVATSLSRLTSLLVTNDPDSGTSKVVKARQFGTPVVDEAAFGQLLRDVEPAAKA is encoded by the coding sequence ATGCTCGAAGACCATCAGACCGCACCGTCCACCACCCCGTGGCCGGCCGCATATCCGCAGGGATACGCGGTCGTCGACGTGGAGACCACAGGACTGGCCCGCGACGACCGCATAGTGTCGGCCGCGGTCTACCGGCTGGACGCGCGCGGCGAGGTCGAGGACCACTGGTACACGATGGTCAACCCGGAGCGGGACCCGGGTCCTGTGTGGATCCACGGTCTGACGAGCGACGTGCTCGAAGGGGCGCCCCTGTTCCCGGAGATCGCCGAGGAGTTCGCGTCCCGGCTCGACGGCCGCGTCCTCGTCGCGCACAACGCGGTGTTCGACTGGTCGATGATCGCTCGGGAGTACGCGCGCGCGGAGCGCGAGGCGCCGGTCCGTCAGCGGCTGTGCACCATCGCGCTGTCCAAGGAACTGGGCCTGCCGCTGGCCAACCACAAGCTGGAGTCGCTCGCGGCGCACTTCGGCGTCGTACAGCAGCGCGCGCACCACGCGCTGGACGACGCGCGCGTGCTGGCCGAGACGTTCCGGCCGAGCCTGCAGGCCGCCGCGCGCGGTGGCGTACGGCTGCCGCTGCTCGAATGTCGGCCGCTGACCGAGTGGACGGACCGGGCGGCGCCGCGGATCGGCCGGCAGTCCGGGGGCTACTCCTCCGGCGGCTACTCGTCGGGGGGCTACCCCTCCGGCAGTTGGCGCCCCTCGCGCAAGCGGCCCGCCTGCCCGTATCCCAACCCGGGGCGGTACGAACCGGGCAAGCAGCTCAAGCAGGGCATGCGTATCGCGTTCTCCGGGGACACCTCGGTCGAGCGCGACCTCCTGGAGGACCGCGCCGTCGAGGCCGGACTGCATGTCGCGACGAGCCTGTCCCGGCTCACCAGCCTCCTCGTGACGAACGACCCGGACTCCGGTACGTCCAAGGTGGTCAAAGCCCGCCAGTTCGGCACCCCGGTCGTCGACGAGGCGGCGTTCGGCCAACTGCTGCGGGACGTGGAACCGGCGGCGAAGGCGTGA
- a CDS encoding TetR/AcrR family transcriptional regulator, whose protein sequence is MARPALTREEVLAAATDLVRQHGPETLTMRKLAAELGTAVTSIYWHVGNRESLLDALVERTVAELGEIRPVGRTPAGRIVSVARALRRRLRDHPHLVAMVHERGLTERMFLPAQQALVHEVHAAGLRGARAADVVRAVQFQVVGHVLVERNRERAPAQHPGEEELWGARTAEEDPALARTLSRTIDTEKLFVLSVKALVAGLLAGARDGASDSGSGPGPDSGDRTVSRAPYPQ, encoded by the coding sequence ATGGCAAGACCGGCACTGACCCGCGAGGAGGTCCTGGCCGCCGCCACGGACCTGGTGAGGCAGCACGGCCCGGAGACGCTGACGATGCGCAAGCTCGCCGCCGAGCTGGGCACGGCGGTGACCTCCATCTACTGGCACGTCGGCAACCGCGAATCGCTGCTCGACGCGCTGGTCGAGCGCACCGTCGCCGAGCTGGGCGAGATCCGGCCCGTCGGGCGCACCCCGGCGGGGCGCATCGTGTCCGTGGCGCGCGCCCTGCGCCGGCGGCTGCGCGACCATCCGCACCTCGTCGCAATGGTGCACGAACGCGGCCTGACGGAACGGATGTTCCTGCCCGCGCAGCAGGCCCTGGTGCACGAGGTGCACGCGGCGGGACTGCGCGGGGCCCGTGCCGCCGATGTCGTACGGGCCGTGCAGTTCCAGGTCGTCGGGCATGTGCTGGTCGAGCGCAACCGTGAGCGCGCTCCGGCGCAGCACCCGGGCGAGGAGGAGCTGTGGGGGGCGCGTACGGCGGAGGAGGACCCGGCGCTCGCCCGCACCCTCTCGCGGACCATCGACACGGAGAAGTTGTTCGTCCTCTCCGTGAAGGCGCTGGTGGCCGGGTTGTTGGCAGGGGCTCGTGACGGGGCGTCGGACTCCGGATCCGGCCCGGGCCCGGACTCCGGGGACAGGACTGTCAGTCGCGCCCCTTATCCTCAGTGA
- a CDS encoding acetoacetate decarboxylase family protein, with the protein MARVRYGARTEAEIGAARTASSRLPDIWSTGVVAVWESDPDAVAAVLPPPLKPTGRPLVRVNISKVDLPGYPLGAGSFAVAAAHDGVEGWYPLVMPMTHERALIGGREVFGEPKKLGEVTVERDGLVVRAALARHGIEFVEVRGAVSGALPLPEPTQKTDFYFKFLPAVDGAGFDADPVLVHCVRNEKVRRLERITGDVVLRESMYDPVADLPVRELVGITLGEKTTDQKGRVVERVSGQALLPYIHQRYDDPQQILDGPPEGST; encoded by the coding sequence ATGGCACGCGTACGGTACGGCGCGCGGACCGAGGCGGAGATCGGTGCCGCGCGCACCGCGAGCTCCCGGCTCCCCGACATCTGGTCCACCGGTGTGGTCGCCGTCTGGGAGAGCGACCCGGACGCGGTCGCGGCGGTCCTGCCGCCCCCGCTCAAACCCACCGGGCGGCCCCTGGTCCGGGTGAACATCAGCAAGGTCGACCTGCCCGGATACCCCCTGGGCGCGGGCTCGTTCGCGGTCGCCGCGGCGCACGACGGGGTCGAGGGCTGGTATCCGCTCGTCATGCCGATGACCCACGAGCGGGCCCTCATCGGCGGCCGCGAGGTCTTCGGGGAGCCCAAGAAGCTCGGCGAGGTGACGGTCGAGCGCGACGGTCTCGTGGTACGTGCCGCCCTCGCCCGGCACGGCATCGAGTTCGTGGAGGTGCGCGGCGCGGTCAGCGGGGCGCTGCCCCTGCCGGAGCCGACGCAGAAGACCGACTTCTACTTCAAGTTCCTTCCGGCGGTGGACGGTGCGGGCTTCGACGCCGACCCCGTACTCGTGCACTGCGTGCGCAACGAGAAGGTGCGCAGGCTGGAGCGGATCACCGGAGACGTCGTCCTCCGGGAGTCCATGTACGACCCGGTCGCCGACCTCCCCGTGCGCGAACTCGTCGGGATCACCCTCGGCGAGAAGACGACGGACCAGAAGGGCAGGGTCGTCGAACGGGTCAGCGGGCAGGCCCTGTTGCCGTACATCCACCAGCGCTACGACGACCCGCAGCAGATTCTCGACGGGCCGCCCGAGGGGAGCACGTGA
- a CDS encoding SDR family oxidoreductase yields MELRAGQVAVVTGAASGIGLAMARRFAAEGLKVVLADVEEGALEKAAAGLREDGAVVHARVVDVGEREEVVALAAETYERFGAVHVLCNNAGVGSGAEGRMWEHDPNDWKWAFAVNVWGVFHGVQAFVPRMLAGGEPGHIVNTSSGDGGIAPLPTASVYAVTKAAVVTMTESLYAHLRAEHARVGASVLFPGPHMLRTGLWESHRNRPDRYAKQKPRRTPYRSLDQWEAAMKEAGKDVRFTPVEEVADFVADGIRADRFWLLPESEHSDRQIRARSRSMLDRADPAYLENFILD; encoded by the coding sequence ATGGAACTGAGGGCGGGACAGGTCGCCGTCGTCACCGGAGCCGCGAGCGGCATCGGGCTGGCGATGGCACGGCGGTTCGCGGCCGAGGGGCTGAAGGTCGTCCTCGCCGACGTCGAGGAGGGCGCCCTGGAGAAGGCCGCCGCGGGGCTGCGCGAGGACGGGGCCGTGGTGCACGCGCGCGTGGTCGACGTCGGCGAGCGCGAGGAGGTCGTCGCGCTCGCCGCGGAGACGTACGAGAGGTTCGGTGCCGTGCATGTCCTCTGCAACAACGCCGGAGTCGGCTCGGGCGCCGAGGGCCGCATGTGGGAGCACGACCCGAACGACTGGAAGTGGGCGTTCGCGGTCAACGTGTGGGGCGTCTTCCACGGCGTCCAGGCCTTCGTGCCGCGGATGCTGGCCGGCGGCGAACCCGGCCACATCGTCAACACCTCGTCCGGCGACGGCGGCATCGCGCCCCTGCCCACCGCCTCCGTGTACGCCGTCACCAAGGCGGCCGTCGTGACGATGACCGAGTCGCTGTACGCGCACCTGAGGGCCGAGCACGCGCGCGTGGGGGCCTCCGTGCTCTTCCCGGGGCCCCACATGCTCCGTACGGGCCTGTGGGAGTCGCACCGCAACCGGCCCGACCGGTACGCGAAACAGAAGCCCCGCAGGACCCCGTACCGCAGCCTCGACCAGTGGGAGGCCGCGATGAAGGAGGCGGGGAAGGACGTGCGGTTCACGCCGGTCGAGGAGGTCGCCGACTTCGTGGCGGACGGCATCCGGGCGGACCGCTTCTGGCTGCTGCCCGAGAGTGAACACAGCGACCGGCAGATCCGGGCGCGGTCGCGGTCGATGCTCGACCGCGCCGATCCGGCGTACCTGGAGAACTTCATTCTGGACTGA